A single Vulpes vulpes isolate BD-2025 chromosome 16, VulVul3, whole genome shotgun sequence DNA region contains:
- the TBK1 gene encoding serine/threonine-protein kinase TBK1 isoform X3, with amino-acid sequence MREFEVLKKLNHKNIVKLFAIEEETTTRHKVLIMEFCPCGSLYTVLEEPSNAYGLPESEFLIVLRDVVGGMNHLRENGIVHRDIKPGNIMRVIGEDGQSVYKLTDFGAARELEDDEQFVSLYGTEEYLHPDMYERAVLRKDHQKKYGATVDLWSIGVTFYHAATGSLPFRPFEGPRRNKEVMYKIITGKPSGAISGVQKAENGPIDWSRDMPVSCSLSRGLQVLLTPVLANILEADQEKCWGFDQFFAETSDILHRMIIHVFSLQQMTAHKIYIHGYNTATVFHELVYKQTKIISSNQELIYEGRRLIIEPGRLAQHFPKTTEENPIFVVSQEPLSTIGLIYEKISLPKVHPRYDLDGDASMAKAITGVVCYACKIASTLQLYQELMRKGIRWLIELVKDDYNETVHKKTEVVITLDFCIRNIEKTVKVYEKLMKINLEAAELGEISDIHTKLLRLSSSQGTIETSLQDIESKLSPGGLLSDTWAHQEGTHPKDRHVEKLQVLLNCITEIYYQFKKDKAERRLAYNEEQIHKFDKQKLYYHATKAMTHFTDECVKKYETFLDKSEEWMRKMLHLRKQLLSLTNQCFDIEEEVSKYQDYTNELQETLPQKMFAASSGIKHTMTPIYPCSNTLVEMTLGMKKLKEEMEGVVKELAENNHILERFGSLTMDGGLRNVDCL; translated from the exons tgGGTGGAATGAATCATCTCCGAGAAAACGGCATAGTACACCGTGACATCAAACCAGGAAATATCATGCGTGTTATAGGGGAAGATGGACAGTCTGTGTACAAGCTCACAGATTTTGGCGCAGCTAGAGAATTAGAAGATGATGAACAGTTTGTTTCTCTGTATGGCACAGAAGAATATTTG CATCCTGATATGTATGAGAGAGCAGTTCTAAGAAAAGATCATCAGAAGAAATATGGAGCAACAGTTGATCTTTGGAGCATTGGGGTAACATTTTACCATGCAGCTACTGGATCACTGCCATTTAGACCATTTGAAGGGCCACGTAGAAATAAGGAAGTGAT GTATAAAATAATTACTGGAAAGCCTTCTGGTGCAATATCTGGAGTACAGAAAGCAGAAAATGGGCCAATCGACTGGAGTAGAGACATGCCTGTTTCTTGTAGTCTTTCTCG GGGTCTTCAAGTTCTACTTACCCCTGTTCTTGCAAACATCCTGGAGGCAGATCAGGAAAAGTGTTGGGGTTTTGACCAGTTTTTTGCAGAAACTAGTGATATACTTCATCGAATGATAATTCACGTTTTTTCACTGCAACAAATGACAGCTCATAAGATTTATATTCATGGCTATAATAC TGCTACTGTATTTCATGAACTGGTGtataaacaaaccaaaattatttcttcaaaccaAGAACTTATATATGAAGGACGACGTTTAATCATAGAACCTGGAAGACTGGCACAGCATTTCCCTAAAACTACTGAGGAAAATCCCATCTTTGTAGTAAGTCAGGAACCTCTGAGTACCATAGGATTGATATATGAAAAAA TTTCCCTCCCTAAAGTTCATCCACGTTACGATTTAGATGGGGATGCTAGCATGGCTAAG GCAATAACAGGAGTTGTGTGTTATGCCTGTAAAATTGCCAGTACTTTGCAGCTTTATCAGGAATTAATGCGAAAGGGGATACGATGGTTGAT agaattaGTTAAAGACGATTATAATGAAACTGTTCACAAAAAGACAGAAGTCGTGATCACACTGGATTTCTGCATCAGAAACATTGAAAAAACTGTGAAAGT ATATGAAAAGTTGATGAAGATCAACCTAGAAGCAGCAGAGTTAGGTGAAATTTCAGACATACACACCAAGTTGTTGAGA CTTTCCAGTTCTCAGGGAACAATAGAAACTAGTCTTCAGGATATCGAAAGCAAATTATCTCCAGGTGGATTACTGTCAGATACATGGGCCCATCAAGAAGGCACTCATCCAAAAGATAGACA tgtAGAAAAGCTACAAGTCCTGCTAAATTGCATCACAGAGATTTACTATCAGTTCAAAAAAGACAAAGCAGAACGTA gATTAGCCTATAATGAAGAACAGATCCACAAATTTGATAA gCAAAAACTGTATTACCATGCAACAAAAGCTAtgacccactttacagatgaatgTGTTAAAAAATATGAGACATTTTTGGATAAGTCAGAAGAATGGATGAG AAAGATGCTTCATCTTAGGAAACAGTTATTATCCCTAACTAATCAGTGTTTTGATATTGAGGAAGAAGTATCAAAGTATCAGGACTACACAAATGAG ttaCAAGAAACTTTGCCCCAGAAAATGTTTGCAGCCTCCAGTGGAATCAAACATACCATGACCCCAATTTATCCATGTTCTAATACATTAGTGGAAATGACTCTTGg tatgaagaaattaaaggaagaaatggaaggggTGGTTAAAGAACTTGctgaaaataatcatattttagaaAG gTTTGGCTCTTTAACCATGGATGGCGGCCTTCGCAATGTTGACTGTCTTTAG